A stretch of the Erpetoichthys calabaricus chromosome 3, fErpCal1.3, whole genome shotgun sequence genome encodes the following:
- the znf292b gene encoding zinc finger protein 292b isoform X4 gives MADDEAEKDHSEDMSVAAAIEALQTQLHNLFGELKESREPPVQSASQYCQHFCQTLVEYADRWKISEDPLPLVEVYMIAILSFAEARHHLTSECESVGLVLERLVLSCVELLLSLPEQIPKPLWSKFQTVIKTSHSQLLENGNTELHMLSVIVQEEGVWSHPVLHNILSKETIETEKVKEFLQAEGPMLLNMRVKHLIKVNQLECAASLARACADYPEFGGKINFKQTYLVCLCAVLPQDQLMQQISEVDCKDALEMICNLESEGEEKSALALCTAFLTRQFLQEDMYCAWELTLFWSKLQQRVEPSTQVFLDCCRRLSQLSKTVYHIFFLIKVIQSEVEDGGLAACIELCIRALRMDSIKNTNIKATICKTIICLLPNDLEVRRACQLTEFLLEPTVESYYSVETLYNEPDQKLDVENLPVPNSLRCELLLVLKTQWPFDPEFWDWKTLKRHCLGLMGEEASIVCSIDELNDSEAFDHLDDEDGQKVLEQEFSGLVDCVFDAENAFDDLDDEKQKKKDFKKLKEKGFISARFRNWQAYMQYCVLCDKEFLGHRIVRHAQKHVKDGVYHCPICAESFNRKELFVPHVTSHVKQSCKERLAAMKSNRRKITSAKMPTSNIVSQKVKPSEKQENRPKKKNRLYSNDFVVFNDNDISEDEVKGKLSKIALAAHRAEYKEEYTCPVNDCKKGFKYFKNLVAHVKGHKNNEDAKRFLEMQSKKVVCQYCRRQFVSVTHLNDHLQMHCGVKPYICIQVNCKSSFSTNSELLIHRKEHTVFKAKCMFPNCGRIFYEAYMLYDHEAQHYNTFTCKSPDCGKIFHSQAKLDLHQEDHLMQTNNSTSEEHVVESEEKQSELPLASQITTATKQGLLSEPLSQATVMEATTTQLLEPSSVNLSQSLPLNLNPVDVDPTPEPNPNLLQPTSQAILSPTISQEISMCSPKNDFPLDGPIQAEHKAESGSSLPFEGIVSMPVNEILNNSALEPSAEIQAQQPVKQTEVYLNGLLANVRVTSTEAVASVTLLKNAEQVAVKTESLDTEKIIMKQHTETTGSVSHDAHFVPQAVKEEQKITFPPAANQGNPPVSGETQVKVKYNCTFDGCTRTYSCTRSVSKHMKAAHAEYYAALILARKNKKLAKASGAHPVSSEGRVFSVPSQMANDKLPICASEVGKLVNPLFSYQMGRLPTTVTMPSLSLKCESNQGHAPPSQAENPLNPGFFPQVETTTNQVLPLHKEMNVNPVLSINARGVGSNLSSSSILPLHKESPAKLLSLHLQTLTNQVLSQISATDPELSPQNSASDMLKCAQTALMNVVLASQTNTNPTLQTGIKNLIMFPQPEVDAKTDIPSHAKGTDHFILNEKPRSPFLASHLTDGSNVHSSSEMNSTAQPNHLEGEKRPVLLPLDCGVNPRERAQNESFCKVYSSNLVKTENPGNTSEVGSSPSTDLSHIRELNPDLANAIGAHSNPLLPSVVESVGQTLLPSCLESPKIPGLPEQLQASVNPLFMPQLDSNSFPILPSEAERGPQVQTLINCDFPSAAKSAQANAMSSLETDTGALKDEDTTLKVKRTKHNKRTKWPAIVKGGKYLCSRCFREFPSPKSLGGHLSKRSHCKPDNELPGEIHQDKASLLLNDLLNSSNSLNVHQLASQFNSNQSLALDTLPSRFLPDSESNGSCAELSEGDQQSEIIKQALETAGIKNIFETSSVLQQSFQSSPVNYQTETSIPESSVIQHTGKIKIKSENTNFLITQEIKNDINMRPCNEFLKQEQPVFSSDIFSDNLLTQMLAENNSISNINLDSNPLSQLLLADQTSKQKCDTESPATASIPQQNTVPNENLLTAITSLSQTFMPNQMPVHNSSQQSVNYCSPPNTNQKTIMVKQKIQALLFKTEDVNDKTTDATPVCTSAPNTNLQGNGHLEILGGSNPQMPGLKSQEIKFNNFSNYGVGQEMKQKNDSILQKPILEAPVSSSNYVLGSSHNLSTSTSQDITPDPINLPTSSFHVAQIDNEILDILRAFQKLSLETNSNATIIGTSTSVKQYNGVATSEQTDVLLPDSTVKTDLQSFESIIKPFVCESEGCPYSAMTKDALFKHYHKIHNYDEDKMNEIRKNQLKFAPFRCHICNKTFTRNSNLRAHCQAVHHLSQEEMVKLKIKRPYSRKPAHELPDTEPVQSTIVVQGQHVPVHPVESTFATQQLTASKSSEECLSDAHNQSTQASYFCLDSHNGHVPENIFNGRPDQSSKTLSTTKHDAFQQMSAQLPIQGRIVPEISVTESSVTTHGFPSETLQHTYRPQLEIVQPTISPLVGDLQPINRLPSETLQQHTLQPASGAQLPVLRPASGILQPLLRPTLETLQPLLRPASGTLQPLLKPASGTLQPLLRPASGTLQTTFRPMSGTLHPTFRPVSGALQPILRSTSGTLQPILQSTSGTLQPVIRALSTILQPSIKSPSATMQPNNTPLTATPHSSIWPPTGVLQSLSGLASGIPQSTISSPLAELQPSVTSQSSVLQPTISSQFITLQATISAAAITQPQSGMDSHGLLHQQLVNTRPLVEEFQQHPSTGSQDMTCQNPRIECQDVAPENPITGAQIVIPLQSSMVFQEMPPQQQLAQDHQPSMESQDGATQQQPRIVSQEGIHKWEPNTGSQEGIPEWQPSTASQVITAQQQQPSAVSQEVNPWPQPGTGSQEVNPWQQLTTGSEEVNPWQQPSTGSQENTLWQDTNTASQEGALWQEPSIKSEQVIPWDQPSKESQEATSQQQPTTETEETSTEQPPSTESHVVTPWQPSTTESQEVIPQQQPTTGYQKMTPQQQLTTESKEVTHWQQPTTGSQEVSPRQQPTTGSQEVTPRQQPTTGSQEVTPQEQATTGSQELTPQQQSTTGSQEVTLPQECSTGSTKVSPPQQSTTGYQDITHQQHTCTGSQELSILQQPTTVYQEINSQLQPCTESKSLPPRKVSMDVQEGALQQHQSGCQNTPNQQPIIDSQTVVTPLQLTCLGSQKGSFYQPSAGSHEMAPQQHHLPNTEHQTGTLQQPSTVAQASLQGPYKVFPEMVQQPPLTLESSVQQQQHPVTAAPALQLQHQNPFTGLSVAPLQQQPTTGFLSAAFPQQPIIGSSATTPKQHTFGSPAAIVQQPIFGSPAAMLQPKMMSNAVFQPKIGLSALLQPTIRPQPKLQPAFQPKANLQPAGQMRSKLLSDSGSPTKIQSIGKAPTQLQANPIFQAMPQAKSIFQTGFQPGNSSGILRPSSFISPSKFQPTAGPKLQHSILAPAKLKHPILAPPKLNPNAISSSQGKPIIASSTMSQHTSSGLAGVPGLTAFGLPLTGEPSVQQNIPGQVLPDKSKQNISKPKMEKPKKTSKPEEKKQKTEFETSNSFSPYRPYRCVHQGCSAAFTIQPNLILHYKAVHQSDLPKFEQENEDELDELNDTELNQMRELRCQVKNCSRIFQEATSLFQHYTQLHEFNLEQAGNLMSSINLGRFQCDQPNCKVKFTVFWKYIGHLEMAHDVRKVLRNEAAGVFKCDCEGCDRVYATRSNLLRHLFRKHKESHKAHLIRPRKKLPGQEYASSIKNASKKLCVGGKNNNGKNVLLKKSKPKFPVIDEKKKKLIFDPKSEIILPLKTCDEALAMCIKKFPMQYPCMIKDCDSVVSSERNIIRHYKTHNLVEDFILQRRSQLVLCKKRLPPQAKKEYNECEETEKSEVGISDKEDFKDTCVETNETESCQASSQKDNAENLSNVLASDLAEETFPTKSILQNLEERQPVTDSSFLARSKRGRPIKKKHHEMQTITSQKCNEDLITPDMANDLSSSCSSSECASTSFLTPVKRPHCHKNTGLSTFRPMGFEASFLKFLEESAEKPKKKIKESEPDNVTPKEEKPPPPQNEKLMHEISSLHSDLHISSEDYENVIDFRNPLNLQSVNNVKIVMDDTFSDGAGLLLKQLQEMRPTVVLKKWLCS, from the exons atttctgaagtagattGCAAGGACGCATTAGAAATGATCTGTAATCTTGAGTcggaaggagaagaaaagagtgCTTTAGCACTGTGTACAGCATTTCTAACCCGTCAGTTTTTACAAGAAGATATGTACTGTGCTTG ggagCTAACCTTGTTTTGGAGTAAACTACAGCAGAGAGTAGAACCCTCGACACAAGTCTTTCTTGACTGCTGCCGCCGATTGTCCCAGCTTTCTAAAACAGTTTAccacattttctttctgattaaaGTCATTCAGTCAGAG GTTGAAGACGGAGGACTTGCAGCATGTATTGAATTGTGCATTCGAGCCCTAAGAATGGATTctatcaaaaatacaaatataaaagcaACTATCTGTAAGACTATCATCTGCTTGTTACCTAATGACTTGGAAGTGAGGCGTGCTTGCCAACTTACAGAATTTCTTTTGGAGCCTACTGTTGAGTCCTACTATTCTGTTGAGACATTATACAATGAACCTGATCAGAAACTAGATGTTGAAAACCTTCCAGTGCCCAATTCACTACGCTGTGAGCTTTTGCTGGTATTAAAAACTCAGTGGCCTTTTGATCCAGAGTTTTGGGACTGGAAGACGCTGAAACGCCATTGTTTAGGCTTGATGGGTGAAGAAGCTTCTATTGTATGCTCCATAGATGAGCTCAATGACAGTGAGGCTTTTGATCATCTTGACGATGAAGATGGACAGAAAGTTCTGGAACAAGAGTTCAGTGGACTTGTGGACTGCGTTTTTGATGCAGAAAATGCTTTTGATGATTTAGATgacgaaaaacaaaaaaagaaggattttaaaaaattaaaagaaaaaggattTATATCTGCTAGATTTAGAAATTGGCAGGCTTACATGCAGTACTGTGTCCTGTGTGATAAAGAATTTCTTGGACACAGGATCGTAAGACATGCCCAGAAGCATGTTAAGGATGGGGTTTACCATTGCCCAATATGTGCTGAAAGTTTTAACAGGAAAGAACTGTTTGTCCCACATGTAACATCCCATGTAAAACAGTCTTGCAAGGAAAGACTTGCTGCCATGAAATCTAATAGAAGGAAAATTACATCAGCTAAAATGCCTACTTCTAATATTGTCAGTCAAAAAGTTAAACCTAGTGAAAAGCAAGAAAACAggccaaagaagaaaaacagactaTATTCAAATGATTTTGTAGTTTTCAATGATAATGATATCTCAGAAGATGAAGTCAAAGGAAAACTGTCAAAAATTGCGCTTGCAGCACACAGAGCAGAATACAAAGAGGAATATACGTGCCCTGTTAATGACTGTAAAAAGGgcttcaaatatttcaaaaatttagTAGCTCATGTGAAAGGACATAAAAACAATGAAGATGCTAAACGGTTCCTTGAGATGCAGAGTAAGAAAGTAGTTTGTCAGTACTGCCGTCGCCAGTTTGTCAGTGTCACCCACCTCAACGATCATTTACAAATGCACTGTGGTGTAAAGCCCTATATCTGCATACAGGTAAATTGCAAGTCCAGCTTCTCTACTAACTCTGAATTACTAATACACAGGAAAGAACATACAGTATTCAAAGCAAAATGCATGTTTCCAAACTGTGGAAGAATTTTTTATGAAGCCTATATGCTATATGACCACGAAGCTCAGCATTACAATACATTCACTTGCAAAAGTCCAGattgtggaaaaatatttcaTTCCCAAGCAAAACTGGATCTGCACCAGGAAGATCATCTAATGCAAACAAATAATTCAACTTCTGAAGAGCATGTCGTAGAATCAGAAGAAAAGCAAAGTGAGTTACCACTAGCAAGCCAGATAACTACAGCTACTAAACAAGGTCTGCTGTCAGAACCCCTTAGTCAAGCTACAGTAATGGAAGCTACTACCACTCAGCTACTTGAGCCAAGCTCAGTGAACTTAAGTCAGTCATTACCACTCAATTTGAACCCAGTGGATGTTGACCCCACACCAGAGCCAAATCCGAATTTATTACAACCAACTAGTCAAGCTATATTAAGTCCAACCATTTCTCAAGAGATAAGCATGTGCTCTCCTAAAAACGATTTTCCTCTGGATGGCCCAATTCAGGCAGAACACAAAGCAGAGTCAGGAAGTAGCTTACCTTTTGAGGGTATTGTAAGCATGCCAGtcaatgaaattttaaataattcagcACTTGAACCATCAGCTGAAATTCAGGCACAACAGCCAGTTAAACAGACCGAAGTTTATCTAAATGGTCTTTTAGCAAATGTTAGGGTCACCTCAACTGAAGCAGTAGCTTCAGTCACACTGTTAAAAAATGCTGAACAGGTTGCCGTTAAAACTGAATCTCTGgatactgaaaaaataattatgaagCAGCATACAGAAACAACTGGCAGTGTTTCGCATGATGCACATTTTGTACCTCAGGCAGTGAAAGAGGAACAAAAGATTACATTTCCACCAGCAGCAAATCAAGGCAATCCCCCTGTATCTGGAGagactcaagtaaaagtaaaatacaacTGTACCTTTGATGGATGCACTCGGACATACAGTTGTACCAGAAGTGTTAGCAAACACATGAAGGCAGCACATGCTGAATACTATGCTGCTCTGATATTAGCTCGAAAAAACAAAAAGCTTGCAAAAGCATCTGGTGCACACCCTGTTTCTAGTGAAGGCCGTGTTTTTTCAGTACCTTCTCAAATGGCCAATGATAAGCTACCTATCTGTGCATCAGAAGTTGGTAAATTGGTTAACCCACTTTTCTCATACCAAATGGGAAGGCTTCCAACTACAGTGACTATGCCATCTTTGTCATTAAAATGTGAGAGCAATCAAGGTCATGCGCCACCAAGTCAAGCTGAGAATCCTTTAAATCCTGGCTTTTTTCCACAAGTTGAAACCACTACAAATCAGGTACTGCCTTTGCATAAGGAGATGAATGTAAATCCTGTCCTGTCTATAAATGCTAGAGGAGTTGGTTCTAACTTGTCTTCCAGCTCTATTCTGCCTTTGCATAAAGAAAGTCCTGCAAAATTATTATCTCTGCATTTGCAAACACTGACTAATCAAGTTTTGTCACAAATCAGTGCCACAGATCCTGAACTGTCTCCACAAAACTCTGCCTCAGATATGCTAAAATGTGCTCAGACTGCACTGATGAATGTAGTTTTAGCATCACAGACTAACACAAACCCAACTTTGCAAACAGGAATAAAAAATCTGATTATGTTTCCACAGCCAGAAGTAGATGCAAAGACTGATATTCCTTCACATGCAAAAGGAACtgatcatttcattttaaatgaaaaacctAGAAGTCCATTTCTGGCATCTCATTTAACTGATGGCTCAAATGTACATTCATCTTCTGAAATGAATAGCACTGCACAGCCAAACCATTTAGAAGGTGAAAAGAGGCCGGTGCttttgcctttggactgtggggtaAATCCAAGAGAGCGTGCGCAAAATGAAAGCTTTTGTAAAGTTTATTCATCAAATTTAGTAAAGACTGAAAATCCAGGGAACACTTCTGAAGTGGGCAGTTCTCCTAGTACAGATTTATCTCACATACGTGAACTAAATCCTGATTTAGCCAATGCTATAGGAGCCCACAGTAATCCATTGCTACCATCTGTGGTAGAGAGTGTTGGACAGACATTATTGCCATCCTGTCTTGAGAGTCCAAAGATTCCAGGGTTACCAGAGCAGCTACAGGCTTCTGTGAATCCACTATTTATGCCACAGCTTGATTCAAACTCATTTCCCATCTTACCCTCTGAGGCTGAACGAGGCCCACAAGTTCAAACCCTCATTAATTGTGACTTTCCTTCTGCAGCTAAATCTGCTCAGGCAAATGCCATGAGTTCTCTTGAAACTGATACAGGTGCATTGAAAGATGAAGATACCACTCTTAAAGTTAAGAGAACTAAacacaataaaagaacaaaatggcCAGCTATAGTGAAAGGAGGCAAATATCTGTGTAGCCGTTGTTTCAGAGAATTCCCAAGTCCTAAGTCTTTAGGTGGGCATTTATCTAAGAGGTCTCATTGCAAACCAGATAATGAGCTTCCTGGAGAAATTCACCAAGACAAAGCATCTTTACTTCTCAATGATTTACTAAATTCATCAAATTCTTTAAATGTACATCAGCTAGCTTCCCAATTTAATTCTAACCAGTCATTAGCATTAGATACCCTTCCATCAAGGTTTTTACCCGACTCAGAAAGTAATGGGTCATGTGCTGAACTAAGTGAAGGAGATCAACAAAGTGAGATTATTAAACAAGCTTTGGAAACTGCAGGCATTAAGAACATATTTGAAACATCATCAGTCCTGCAGCAATCATTCCAATCTTCCCCTGTAAACTATCAAACAGAAACAAGTATCCCTGAAAGTTCAGTTATACAAcacactggaaaaataaaaataaaatctgagaacACAAACTTTCTCATAActcaagaaattaaaaatgatataaacatGCGCCCATGTAATGAATTTTTAAAGCAGGAACAGCCAGTGTTTTCTTCAGATATCTTTTCTGATAACCTATTAACTCAGATGTTGGCAGAAAATAATTCAATAAGTAATATTAACTTGGATTCAAACCCATTAAGCCAGTTGCTGCTTGCTGATCAGACGAGTAAACAAAAGTGTGATACTGAGTCTCCAGCCACAGCCAGCATTCCTCAACAGAACACTGTGCCAAATGAAAATTTACTTACTGCAATAACCAGTCTTTCACAGACATTTATGCCAAACCAAATGCCTGTGCATAATTCTTCACAGCAATCAGTAAATTATTGCAGTCCACCtaataccaatcagaaaacaattaTGGTCAAGCAAAAAATTCAGGCTCTGTTATTTAAAACTGAAGATGTGAATGACAAGACAACTGATGCCACACCAGTATGTACTAGTGCACCTAATACTAATCTGCAGGGAAATGGCCATCTTGAAATTTTAGGTGGTAGTAATCCCCAAATGCCAGGACTAAAAAGCCAAGAGattaaatttaataatttctCAAATTACGGTGTGGGTCAAGAAATGAAACAGAAGAATGATTCCATTTTGCAAAAACCTATTTTGGAGGCACCAGTGAGTAGCTCTAATTATGTGCTCGGTTCCTCCCATAACTTGAGCACATCAACATCACAGGATATTACACCTGATCCTATAAATTTGCCGACCAGTAGTTTTCATGTCGCACAAATAGACAATGAAATACTAGACATACTAAGAGCATTTCAGAAGCTAAGTCTTGAGACAAATAGCAATGCCACCATTATTGGCACTTCCACTAGTGTGAAACAATATAATGGAGTAGCAACAAGTGAGCAAACAGATGTGCTGCTGCCTGACTCCACTGTCAAAACTGATTTGCAGTCCTTTGAAAGCATTATTAAGCCTTTTGTTTGTGAAAGTGAAGGTTGTCCTTACAGTGCAATGACTAAGGATGCTTTGTTTAAGCACTACCATAAAATACACAATTATGATGAAGACAAGATGAATGAAATCAGGAAAAACCAGCTGAAGTTTGCTCCATTTCGCTGCCACATTTGTAATAAGACATTCACTAGGAACTCTAATCTTAGAGCCCATTGTCAGGCAGTGCATCACTTGTCACAGGAGGAAATGGTCAAGTTGAAAATAAAGAGACCATATAGTAGAAAACCTGCTCATGAGCTACCTGATACAGAGCCAGTACAGAGCACAATTGTTGTACAAGGGCAGCATGTTCCTGTCCATCCTGTTGAAAGCACATTTGCCACTCAACAATTGACTGCCAGTAAAAGTTCAGAAGAGTGTTTATCTGATGCACATAATCAGTCTACACAAGCATCTTACTTCTGTCTTGATTCACACAATGGACATGTTCCTGAAAACATATTTAATGGTAGACCTGACCAGTCTTCTAAGACACTGTCTACAACGAAACATGATGCATTTCAACAGATGTCTGCTCAGCTGCCAATACAAGGACGGATAGTACCAGAAATTTCTGTAACTGAATCATCTGTTACCACACACGGGTTTCCATCAGAAACATTGCAACATACATATAGACCCCAGCTGGAAATCGTGCAGCCCACCATTTCACCGTTGGTTGGAGATTTGCAGCCCATAAACAGGCTTCCATCTGAAACACTGCAGCAGCACACCCTTCAGCCTGCTTCCGGTGCACAGCTGCCCGTCCTTAGACCAGCATCAGGAATCCTGCAGCCCCTCCTCAGGCCCACGTTGGAAACGCTGCAGCCCCTCCTCAGGCCTGCATCTGGAACACTGCAGCCCCTCCTCAAGCCTGCATCTGGAACACTGCAGCCCCTCCTCAGGCCTGCATCCGGAACACTGCAGACCACCTTCAGGCCCATGTCGGGTACACTACATCCCACTTTCAGGCCTGTGTCAGGAGCCCTGCAACCAATCCTCAGGTCCACCTCAGGAACACTGCAACCCATCCTTCAATCTACATCAGGAACCCTGCAGCCTGTTATCAGAGCTTTGTCTACTATACTGCAACCTTCCATCAAGTCTCCTTCAGCAACCATGCAGCCAAACAACACACCTCTTACAGCAACACCACATTCTTCCATCTGGCCTCCTACGGGAGTGTTGCAGTCCCTTAGTGGCCTTGCTTCAGGAATTCCACAGTCAACCATCAGCTCCCCATTGGCTGAGCTGCAACCATCTGTTACTTCTCAGTCATCAGTGCTGCAGCCTACCATTAGCTCCCAGTTCATAACATTGCAGGCCACAATCAGTGCTGCAGCAATAACACAGCCACAGTCTGGTATGGACTCCCATGGCCTGCTGCATCAGCAATTGGTTAACACTAGGCCCTTAGTGGAGGAGTTTCAACAGCATCCCTCTACTGGATCCCAAGATATGACATGTCAGAATCCCAGGATAGAATGCCAAGACGTGGCACCTGAAAATCCCATCACAGGAGCCCAGATTGTTATTCCTCTACAGTCCAGCATGGTATTCCAGGAGATGCCACCTCAGCAGCAGCTAGCACAGGATCACCAGCCCAGTATGGAGTCCCAAGATGGTGCTACTCAGCAGCAGCCTAGGATAGTGTCTCAAGAGGGTATTCACAAGTGGGAGCCTAACACGGGGTCTCAAGAGGGTATCCCTGAATGGCAGCCCAGCACAGCTTCTCAAGTGATTACTGCTCAGCAGCAGCAGCCCAGTGCCGTCTCTCAAGAGGTTAACCCTTGGCCGCAGCCCGGCACAGGATCTCAAGAGGTTAATCCTTGGCAGCAACTCACCACAGGGTCTGAAGAAGTTAACCCTTGGCAACAGCCAAGTACAGGTTCTCAAGAGAATACATTGTGGCAGGATACCAACACAGCATCTCAAGAGGGTGCACTTTGGCAGGAGCCCAGCATAAAGTCTGAACAG GTTATCCCTTGGGATCAACCCAGCAAAGAATCTCAAGAAGCCACTTCTCAGCAGCAGCCCACCACCGAGACTGAAGAGACCTCTACTGAGCAACCGCCCTCCACTGAGTCTCATGTGGTCACCCCTTGGCAGCCATCCACCACCGAATCACAAGAGGTCATCCCTCAGcagcagcccaccacagggtatcAAAAGATGACCCCTCAGCAGCAGCTCACCACAGAGTCTAAAGAGGTCACCCATTGGcaacagcccaccacagggtctCAAGAG GTCAGCCCTCGGCAGCAACCCACCACAGGGTCTCAAGAGGTCACCCCTCGGcagcagcccaccacagggtcgCAAGAGGTCACCCCTCAGGAGCAGGCCACCACAGGGTCTCAAGAGCTCACCCCACAGCAGCAGTCCACCACAGGGTCTCAAGAAGTTACCCTTCCACAGGAATGCAGCACAGGATCTACAAAAGTTAGCCCTCCACAACAGTCCACCACAGGGTACCAAGATATTACCCATCAGCAGCACACTTGCACAGGATCTCAAGAGCTTTCCATTCTACAACAGCCCACCACAGTGTACCAAGAGATTAACTCTCAGCTGCAGCCCTGCACAGAGTCTAAATCACTTCCCCCTCGGAAGGTCAGCATGGATGTGCAGGAGGGTGCACTGCAGCAGCATCAAAGTGGATGCCAAAACACTCCAAATCAGCAACCCATAATAGACTCCCAAACAGTAGTAACTCCATTGCAGCTGACATGCCTGGGATCCCAAAAAGGGTCATTTTACCAGCCAAGCGCAGGGTCACATGAGATGGCTCCTCAGCAGCATCATTTGCCCAACACAGAGCATCAAACAGGAACACTTCAGCAGCCCAGTACAGTGGCCCAGGCTTCTCTTCAGGGTCCCTATAAAGTATTTCCTGAAATGGTACAGCAGCCTCCACTCACTTTAGAGTCCTCGGTCCAGCAGCAGCAACATCCTGTTACAGCAGCTCCAGCACTACAGTTGCAACATCAAAATCCTTTCACAGGTCtttctgttgcacctctacaacAGCAGCCTACTACAGGTTTTCTGTCAGCTGCATTTCCTCAGCAGCCTATCATTGGATCCTCAGCAACAACTCCGAAGCAGCATACTTTTGGGTCCCCTGCAGCAATAGTGCAACAGCCCATCTTTGGATCCCCTGCTGCAATGCTGCAACCAAAAATGATGTCCAATGCAGTGTTTCAGCCCAAAATTGGATTGAGTGCTCTGCTACAACCAACAATAAGACCTCAACCAAAGTTACAGCCAGCTTTCCAGCCAAAAGCTAATCTCCAGCCCGCTGGCCAGATGAGGTCAAAGCTACTATCAGACAGTGGGTCTCCAACAAAGATTCAATCCATTGGGAAGGCACCCACCCAGCTCCAAGCAAACCCTATATTTCAAGCAATGCCACAGGCTAAGAGCATTTTCCAAACAGGATTTCAGCCAGGCAACAGCTCTGGGATACTGAGACCATCTAGCTTTATATCCCCATCAAAATTTCAACCTACTGCTGGGCCAAAGCTACAACATAGCATTTTGGCCCCAGCTAAGCTAAAGCACCCAATTTTGGCCCCCCCTAAGTTGAATCCCAATGCCATTTCTTCATCTCAGGGGAAGCCTATTATTGCATCCTCTACAATGTCACAGCACACTTCAAGTGGCCTTGCAGGTGTACCTGGGCTCACTGCTTTTGGGCTTCCTTTAACCGGAGAACCTTCAGTCCAACAGAATATACCTGGACAAGTTCTCCCTGACAAATCCAAACAAAATATCTCAAAACCAAAAATGgaaaaaccaaaaaagacatcaaaaccagaggaaaaaaagcagaaaacagaATTTGAAACCTCTAACAGCTTTAGTCCCTATAGGCCATACCGCTGTGTTCACCAGGGTTGTTCAGCTGCTTTCACAATACAGCCCAATTTAATATTACACTATAAAGCTGTACATCAGTCAGACCTACCAAAGTTTGAACAGGAAAATGAAGATGAACTAGATGAGTTAAATGACACAGAGTTGAATCAGATGCGAGAGTTGAGGTGCCAAGTGAAGAATTGTTCTAGAATTTTTCAAGAAGCAACCAGTCTTTTCCAGCATTACACTCAGCTTCATGAGTTTAACTTGGAGCAAGCTGGGAATCTTATGTCCAGTATAAACTTGGGAAGATTCCAGTGTGATCAGCCTAATTGCAAAGTGAAGTTTACAGTCTTCTGGAAATATATTGGTCATCTTGAAATGGCTCATGATGTACGAAAAGTTTTGCGAAATGAGGCAGCAGGAGTATTTAAGTGTGACTGTGAAGGCTGTGATCGTGTATATGCAACAAGATCAAACCTCTTGCGACATCTTTTTCGAAAGCATAAGGAGAGTCATAAGGCACATTTAATTAGACCACGCAAAAAATTACCAGGCCAGGAATATGCATCATCCATCAAAAATGCATCAAAAAAGCTATGTGTtggaggaaaaaataataatggaaaaaatgtacTGCTTAAGAAATCAAAACCTAAATTTCCTGTTatagatgaaaaaaagaaaaagctaatcTTTGACCCAAAAAGTGAAATAATTCTTCCTTTGAAGACATGTGATGAGGCTTTGGCAATGTGTATAAAAAAATTTCCAATGCAATATCCTTGCATGATAAAAGACTGTGATTCTGTTGTTAGCAGTGAGCGTAATATTATTAGACACTACAAAACTCACAACCTGGTTGAAGATTTTATACTACAACGAAGAAGTCAGCTCGTCCTGTGTAAGAAGCGTTTGCCTCCACAAGCAAAGAAAGAATATAATGAATGTGAAGAAACTGAAAAATCAGAGGTAGGCATCTCAGACAAAGAAGACTTCAAAGACACTTGTGTTGAAACAAATGAAACTGAAAGCTGTCAAGCTTCCTCTCAGAAAGACAATGCTGAAAATCTGTCAAATGTTTTAGCTTCAGATTTGGCAGAAGAGACTTTTCCAACCAAATCTATTTTACAAAACCTTGAAGAGAGACAGCCTGTGACAGATTCGAGTTTTTTAGCCAGgagtaaaagaggaaggccaataaaaaaaaaacaccatgaaATGCAGACAATCACTAGTCAGAAATGCAATGAGGATTTAATTACACCTGATATGGCGAATGATTTAAGTAGCTCTTGCAGCAGCTCTGAATGTGCAAGTACGTCTTTTTTAACTCCGGTAAAACGGCCACATTGTCATAAAAATACTGGTTTGAGTACTTTTAGGCCTATGGGTTTTGAAGCATCTTTCCTAAAGTTTTTGGAAGAATCTGCAGAGaagcccaaaaaaaaaattaaagaatctgAACCAGATAATGTTACGCCAAAAGAAGAGAAACCTCCACCCCctcaaaatgaaaaattgatGCATGAAATCTCCAGTTTGCACTCAGATTTGCACATTAGCAGTGAAGATTATGAAAATGTTATTGACTTCAGGAACCCATTAAACCTCCAGTCAGTCAATAATGTAAAAATTGTAATGGACGATACATTTTCTGATGGTGCTGGTCTTTTGCTTAAGCAGCTTCAAGAGATGCGTCCCACGGTTGTGCTAAAGAAATGGCTGTGTAGTTAA